From Astyanax mexicanus isolate ESR-SI-001 chromosome 16, AstMex3_surface, whole genome shotgun sequence, one genomic window encodes:
- the stil gene encoding SCL-interrupting locus protein homolog, producing MNGVQVNLRGLPSHVLEAVCRPDTVQNTRLTESGIGPLTFPKSKMHLWDPTPNGDLVHVHLSLYRNPRLLLLEKALRLAHRHARQSKMLQFSCFFIGTLAVDGDEEGVTLTLDRFDPGREQPGCPGKAPTALLPGDVLVPCLFEAQPVADSTVYSADDFDVSFKMLQHCCSSRETLELSKLLGLRARLSCLENMDRLSFGLNWAGLTLANSLEAVPVRAVPIIPTALARNLSSPVSIAQPLHSAGRKRGFLTMDQTRKLLLILESDPKVYTLPLVGVWLSGVTHIHNPLVWAWCLRYLYSSSLQDRVMSENDAFLVVLYSLTHREPEFYQCKLRGGMMDMSFHLLTSTETVTLYKNVEPSEGRSLLFELGTDHQSREAELFKEVLSRSAQPRNTRAASSATAQNKLSSSDHDSGVEDEDLSPRPSPNPHPVSQQARQVHPSVPELSMVADGSFLDGKIMESYDHTLPHSAQLNTHQRSFRSANQQTGPGPRPQPPPAQSGMAGPPPIRRPLTPVLSHPKPNRTQSTSAHQTPKSLAGKRDVPSTGRRSSHGSSASSSASSTTSLKSGSSPNSSFHQLMQRSGQDIVSKPHPHPSSPSGPPAQSHSGSRKASVIPEQTPMMHPAQHRLFHSTPASNPAINTCNCCPTHHGHMPVYQNNTWQGTPSLPPPPLHHAHPAHTASSNPVLCSTESSPHRDCYLSPTRQSLGCHVSPTKSPVCHASVPLHCSPSHGPSSGALEHRIPAACQAQCCQMQTSFPGQPSSVAVPPLEGGMGLLPADAYKMLIEQDRQLKQLQAQIQKLLEAQSKVTEPSQTAPVDHQLEPVTQTSAAVSEPQKKTSVSIAVGTGASLFWSGPDLDTKHGGLSLECPPEPQWQTGGNDSSSVSSRLSCDEVNHSREEEGPGTPLHSSRSPQHDTSSNVGMPSFQSPVLGESASMYYQPQSPEREDVSEDQHVHDQRFYQELLGQVNSRLQDSATEDTVVERDVPNPQHRHSLSPLQSECSPPYKRTPKAQFLDQRSAVSEQNQVIDATVKQLHHLGVTVELNTHSGKATRTTVESASTLAAINPEAVIPRLALSEPVSTSIWGLSGGADLSLEANAIALKYLSDSQLSRLSLGGQTPAARSNPGAVLFGKTPVDKSNVGLSILSSSNMSLASCQYMKRYGLIEGGSSSEEEEDGDEAQMQRIQTDSALGCSLQLNNSENIGHVQENRPGFILKNLTNNPPEPLTHLRTSPPDSQSQLIRDLRPKMQLLTHGKTSPDKENGPKLLPQRRSSLSDNQRLSPLPETPGSVGNFLDLGRLRQLPKLF from the exons ATGAATGGAGTTCAGGTGAATCTGAGAGGGTTGCCCTCCCATGTGTTGGAGGCTGTGTGCAGACCTGACACTGTACAAAACACCAG GTTGACAGAGAGTGGCATCGGTCCCTTGACATTCCCCAAATCTAAAATGCACCTTTGGGATCCTACTCCAAATGGTGATCTTGTCCATGTTCACCTTTCATTATACAG AAATCCTAGACTGCTTCTTCTAGAGAAAGCTCTGCGTCTGGCTCATCGTCACGCTCGACAAAGTAAAATGCTGCAGTTTTCCTGTTTCTTCATTGGAACTTTGGCTGTGGACGGTG ATGAGGAAGGTGTGACGTTAACCCTGGATCGATTTGATCCCGGCAGAGAGCAGCCTGGCTGCCCTGGGAAGGCTCCAACTGCCCTCCTCCCTGGGGACGTTCTTGTGCCGTGCTTATTTGAAGCTCAGCCTGTTGCTGACAGCACTGTGTACTCTGCAGATGACTTTGACGTCTCGTTTAAG AtgctccagcattgctgcagCAGCAGAGAAACTCTGGAGCTGTCCAAGCTTTTGGGCCTGCGGGCTCGTCTCAGCTGCTTGGAGAACATGGACCGGCTGAGCTTTGGGTTAAACTGGGCAGGTCTGACACTCGCCAACTCGCTGGAGGCTGTTCCTGTTCGGGCAGTGCCCATCATCCCTACTGCACTGGCCAGGAACCTGAGCAGCCCTGTCAGCATCGCTCAGCCTCTGCACTCTGCAGGGAGGAAGCGAGG ATTCCTGACTATGGACCAAACCCGCAAACTGCTCCTCATACTGGAGTCAGACCCCAAAGTCTACACTCTGCCTCTTGTAGGAGT ATGGCTGAGTGGAGTTACACACATTCATAATCCTTTGGTGTGGGCGTGGTGTCTGAGGTACCTGTACAGCTCCTCCCTCCAGGACAG AGTGATGTCAGAGAATGACGCGTTCCTGGTGGTCCTCTACTCTCTCACTCACAGAGAGCCTGAATTCTACCAGTGCAAACTTCGTGGTGGGATGATGGATATGAGCTTTCATCTTCTTACCAGCACGGAAACGGTCACACTTTACAAG AATGTAGAACCATCAGAAGGACGTTCCCTGCTGTTTGAGCTCGGTACCGACCACCAGAGCAGGGAGGCTGAGCTCTTTAAAGAAGTGTTGTCTCGTTCAGCACAACCAAG gaatactAGAGCTGCGTCCTCAGCGACAGCCCAAAACAAACTGTCCTCCAGTGATCATGACTCAGGAGTGGAAGACGAGGATCTTTCACCACGGCCTTCTCCTAACCCTCATCCTGTTAGCCAGCAG GCAAGACAAGTCCATCCCTCAGTTCCTGAGCTCTCTATGGTAGCAGACGGCAGCTTTCTTGATGGAAAGATAATGGAATCATATGATCACACACTTCCTCATTCTGCCCAATTGAATACTCATCAGAGGAGCTTTAGAAGTGCTAATCAACAAACTGGACCAGGACCACGACCACAACCACCACCAGCTCAGAGTGGAATGGCTGGACCACCCCCTATCAGAAGACCACTGACTCCAGTGCTTTCCCACCCAAAACCTAATAGAACACAGTCTACTTCGGCACATCAAACACCAAAGTCTTTAGCAGGCAAGAGAGATGTTCCCTCTACCGGTCGAAGATCCAGCCACGGGTCCTCAGCCTCATCTTCAGCCTCATCCACGACCTCTCTCAAATCTGGCTCTTCACCAAACAGCTCGTTCCATCAGCTCATGCAGAGATCTGGGCAGGATATTGTGAGTAAGCCCCACCCTCATCCATCCTCACCATCTGGGCCACCAGCACAAAGCCACAGTGGCTCCAGAAAGGCCTCCGTCATTCCAGAACAAACTCCCATGATGCACCCGGCTCAACATAGGCTCTTCCATAGCACCCCTGCTTCCAACCCTGCCATCAACACCTGCAACTGCTGCCCTACTCACCATGGCCACATGCCCGTGTATCAAAACAATACCTGGCAGGggactccttctcttcctccacctcctctTCATCATGCTCATCCTGCACACACAGCCTCCAGCAACCCAGTTCTCTGTTCCACTGAAAGCAGCCCTCATAGGGACTGCTATCTATCTCCAACACGACAGTCCTTAGGCTGCCATGTGTCTCCCACTAAGAGCCCTGTCTGCCACGCCAGTGTTCCCCTGCACTGCTCACCATCACATGGGCCCAGCAGTGGCGCACTGGAGCACAGAATACCAGCCGCCTGCCAGGCCCAGTGTTGCCAGATGCAGACAAGCTTTCCTGGCCAGCCCAGTTCTGTTGCAGTTCCTCCACTAGAGGGAGGTATGGGCCTACTACCTGCTGATGCCTACAAGATGCTGATTGAGCAAGACCGGCAGCTAAAGCAACTGCAAGCTCAG ATCCAGAAGCTTCTTGAAGCCCAGAGTAAGGTTACTGAGCCCTCACAAACAGCACCTGTGGATCATCAGTTGGAACCAGTCACTcaaacatcagcagcagtttctgAGCCCCAAAAGAAGACCAGTGTCAGCATTGCAGTAGGAACAG GTGCCAGTTTgttctggagtggtcctgatcTGGACACTAAACATGGTGGCCTTTCTCTGGAGTGTCCTCCTGAGCCTCAGTGGCAGACTGGTGGTAATGACAGTAGCTCTGTTTCCTCAAGACTTAGCTGTGATGAAGTCAACCACAGTAGAGAAGAAGAGGGCCCTGGAACACCTCTCCACTCCTCAAGATCACCACAACATGA cacATCATCAAATGTAGGAATGCCCTCCTTTCAGAGTCCTGTTCTGGGGGAAAGTGCAAGCATGTACTACCAACCTCAGTCTCCAGAAAGAGAGGACGTCTCTGAAGACCAACATGTACATGATCAGCGATTCTATCAAGAGCTATTG GGTCAGGTGAACAGTCGTCTCCAGGATTCTGCAACTGAAGATACAGTGGTGGAACGAGATGTACCTAACCCTCAGCACAGACACAGTCTGTCACCTCTGCAGTCCGAGTGTTCACCTCCATATAAACGCACACCTAAAGCACAGTTCCTGGACCAGAGGTCTGCTGTTTCAGAGCAGAATCAGGTGATCGATGCCACCGTTAAACAGCTTCACCACCTCGGAGTGACAGTGGAGCTGAATACTCATTCGGGAAAGGCCACCCGTACCACTGTGGAGAGCGCCAG CACTCTGGCTGCCATAAACCCGGAAGCGGTAATTCCGAGGCTGGCTCTCTCTGAGCCGGTCAGCACCAGCATCTGGGGGCTGAGCGGTGGAGCAGATCTGAGTCTGGAGGCCAACGCCATCGCCCTGAAGTACCTGAGTGACTCCCAGCTGTCCCGGCTCTCCCTCGGAGGCCAAACGCCCGCAGCTCGCTCCAACCCCGGCGCTGTGCTGTTTGGAAAGACTCCAGTGGATAAGAGTAATGTAGGCCTGAGCATTCTGTCCTCCAGCAACATGTCCTTAGCTAGCTGCCAGTACATGAAGAGGTACGGACTGATAGAAGGTGGAAGCAGCagtgaggaggaagaggatggtGACGAGGCTCAGATGCAGAGAATACAGACAGATTCTGCTCTTGGATGCTCGTTGCAACTTAACAACTCGGAAAATATTGGACATGTCCAGGAAAACAGACCTGGTTTTATTTTGAAAAACCTAACGAACAATCCACCGGAACCCCTTACCCATCTGCGCACATCTCCTCCAGATTCCCAAAGCCAGTTAATACGAGACTTGCGTCCCAAAATGCAGCTATTAACTCATGGAAAGACAAGCCCGGACAAGGAGAACGGACCAAAACTCCTTCCTCAGCGCCGTTCTTCTCTGTCTGACAACCAGAGGCTTTCACCACTCCCAGAAACTCCAGGGTCTGTCGGAAACTTTCTAGATCTAGGGCGATTACGGCAACTCCCTAAACTCTTCTAA